One Halostagnicola kamekurae DNA segment encodes these proteins:
- a CDS encoding SDR family oxidoreductase: MSPMLEDRVAVITGASSGNGRAMARRFASEGADIVIADIQEEPREGGEPTHELIDTETDASATYVECDVTSRSDLEDAVDAAEEYGGVDIMVNNAGIFHEDEFLEIDEETYDRMMDINVKGTFFGAQAAAKRMVDADGGSIINLSSVAGLEGSADYITYCGTKGAIRLLTYAMASNLGPEGIRVNAIHPGLIETTMTTEDVEIMGTDAEEGFVQAIPSRRAGQPEDVADAALYLASDLSDYVTGESLVVDGGMTNTQ; the protein is encoded by the coding sequence ATGTCACCAATGCTCGAAGACCGCGTTGCGGTAATCACCGGCGCATCGAGTGGGAACGGCCGAGCGATGGCTCGGCGATTCGCGAGCGAAGGGGCTGACATCGTGATCGCGGATATTCAGGAGGAACCGCGGGAGGGCGGCGAACCCACGCACGAGCTGATCGACACCGAAACGGACGCCAGCGCGACCTACGTCGAGTGCGACGTCACGAGTCGGTCGGACCTTGAGGACGCCGTCGACGCCGCCGAGGAGTACGGCGGGGTGGACATCATGGTGAACAACGCGGGGATCTTCCACGAGGACGAGTTCCTCGAGATCGACGAGGAGACCTACGACCGGATGATGGACATCAACGTCAAGGGAACTTTCTTCGGGGCGCAGGCTGCAGCCAAACGAATGGTCGACGCCGACGGCGGGTCGATCATCAACCTCTCGTCGGTCGCGGGACTCGAGGGGTCGGCCGATTACATCACCTACTGTGGAACCAAGGGTGCAATTCGACTGTTGACCTACGCGATGGCGTCGAACCTCGGCCCGGAGGGGATTCGCGTCAACGCTATCCATCCCGGCCTGATCGAGACGACGATGACCACGGAGGACGTCGAGATCATGGGGACCGATGCAGAAGAGGGGTTCGTGCAGGCGATTCCCTCGAGGCGCGCGGGCCAACCCGAGGACGTCGCCGACGCCGCGTTGTACCTCGCGAGCGACCTCTCCGATTACGTCACCGGCGAATCGCTCGTCGTCGACGGCGGGATGACGAACACGCAGTAG
- a CDS encoding aminopeptidase, whose protein sequence is MDPRIREHAEIIANHSVDMEAGDNVVIDAHPVAEDLVVALHEVIGDIGANPVATSQRTGTRNRRAYLKAAGADLADDEFETPEHERALIENTDVYIAIRASDNVTQTSDVDPEVSAAYRQAQRPILEERLSKRWCLTQYPAPANAQLAEMSTEAYENYVWDAVNKDWEEVREHQQQMVEILDPADEVRIVSGDTTDVTMSVEGNPTINDYGENNLPGGEVFTAPVPDSVEGEVLFDMPLYHQGREITDAYLEFEDGEVVSHSAEKNEETLTEVLETDDGARRLGELGIGMNRDIDQFTYNMLFDEKMGDTVHMAVGRAYDDTVGEDNEQNDSAVHVDMIVDMSEDSFIEVDGEVVQENGTFVFEE, encoded by the coding sequence ATGGACCCACGCATTCGCGAACACGCCGAAATCATCGCCAATCACTCCGTCGATATGGAGGCGGGCGACAACGTCGTCATCGACGCCCATCCAGTCGCCGAAGACCTCGTCGTCGCCCTCCACGAGGTGATTGGCGACATCGGCGCGAATCCCGTCGCGACGAGTCAGCGAACCGGCACCCGAAACCGTCGCGCGTATCTGAAAGCCGCGGGAGCCGATCTCGCAGACGACGAGTTCGAAACGCCCGAACACGAGCGGGCGCTCATCGAGAACACGGACGTCTACATCGCGATCCGGGCCAGCGACAACGTCACGCAGACGAGCGACGTCGATCCGGAGGTCAGCGCCGCCTACCGGCAGGCCCAGCGCCCGATTCTCGAGGAGCGGCTCTCGAAGCGGTGGTGTCTCACGCAGTATCCCGCGCCCGCGAACGCCCAGCTCGCGGAGATGAGCACCGAGGCCTACGAGAACTACGTCTGGGACGCCGTCAACAAGGACTGGGAAGAGGTTCGCGAACACCAACAGCAGATGGTCGAGATCCTCGACCCCGCCGACGAGGTGCGCATCGTCAGCGGCGACACCACCGACGTGACCATGTCGGTCGAGGGCAACCCGACGATCAACGACTACGGCGAGAACAACCTGCCCGGCGGCGAGGTCTTCACCGCCCCCGTCCCCGACAGCGTCGAGGGCGAGGTGCTGTTCGATATGCCGCTGTACCACCAGGGTCGGGAGATCACGGACGCGTATCTCGAGTTCGAAGACGGCGAAGTCGTCTCCCACTCGGCCGAAAAGAACGAAGAGACGCTGACCGAAGTGCTCGAGACCGACGACGGGGCCCGGCGGCTCGGAGAGCTGGGAATCGGAATGAACCGCGATATCGACCAGTTCACCTACAACATGCTGTTCGACGAGAAGATGGGCGACACCGTCCACATGGCCGTCGGTCGAGCCTACGACGACACCGTCGGCGAGGACAACGAACAGAACGATTCCGCGGTCCACGTCGACATGATCGTGGATATGAGCGAGGATTCGTTCATCGAAGTCGATGGCGAGGTCGTTCAAGAGAACGGGACGTTCGTCTTCGAGGAATAG
- a CDS encoding DUF7859 family protein encodes MLDLLPDDPVIIVVVVILLSLIFFSYLLVRRTILEFREGMDGER; translated from the coding sequence ATGCTGGACCTGCTCCCCGACGACCCGGTCATCATCGTGGTGGTCGTGATACTGCTGTCGCTGATCTTCTTCTCATACCTGCTGGTCCGCCGGACCATCCTCGAGTTCCGAGAGGGGATGGACGGCGAACGATAA
- a CDS encoding metallophosphoesterase codes for MIAMLSDTHSTGGHRLEGAPLEAVRDASAVLHAGDFTSATALEAFQSECDLLYAVHGNADSVAVRDRLPTARTVEHDGLRIAMTHRRDGGETGLAMFGRSRDADVVVSGHTHRPAVVETDDVLLLNPGSHADPRGNAPGFATVEVGSGSFEGQLLETDGSVLETFSGRF; via the coding sequence ATGATCGCGATGCTCTCTGACACTCACAGCACCGGCGGCCACCGGCTCGAGGGCGCGCCGCTCGAGGCGGTTCGCGACGCGTCGGCCGTCCTCCACGCCGGCGACTTTACGAGCGCGACGGCGCTCGAGGCGTTCCAGTCCGAGTGTGACCTGCTGTACGCCGTTCACGGCAACGCCGACTCGGTCGCGGTCCGCGATCGGCTCCCGACCGCCCGAACGGTCGAACACGACGGCCTCAGGATTGCAATGACACACCGTCGAGATGGTGGTGAAACGGGGCTCGCGATGTTTGGTCGGTCGCGAGACGCGGACGTCGTCGTCTCCGGACACACCCACCGGCCAGCGGTCGTCGAAACGGACGACGTACTGCTTCTCAATCCCGGCAGCCACGCCGATCCGCGCGGGAACGCGCCCGGATTCGCGACGGTCGAAGTCGGATCTGGCTCGTTCGAAGGACAGTTGCTCGAGACCGATGGGTCCGTTCTCGAAACCTTCAGCGGCCGGTTCTAA